A portion of the Trachemys scripta elegans isolate TJP31775 chromosome 9, CAS_Tse_1.0, whole genome shotgun sequence genome contains these proteins:
- the PCDH19 gene encoding protocadherin-19 isoform X3, whose product MDILPILLALLWTGAGALINLKYSVEEEQRAGTVIANIGKDAREAGFVLDPRQPAAFRVVSNSAPHLVDINPGSGLLVTKQKIDRDLLCRQSPKCVISLEVMSGSMEICVIKLEIKDLNDNAPSFPTDQIELEISETASPGTRVPLESAYDPDSGSFGVQSYELTPNDLFGLETKTRGDGSRFAELVVERSLDRETQSHYSYLLTALDGGDPPNFGTVELSIRVIDSNDNNPLFEEPAYAVSVPENAPPGTPLLRLNASDPDEGTNGQVLYSFHSYVSERARQLFHLDPQSGLLSVSGAVDYEEGHSYELDVQAKDLGPNSIPAHCKVTVSVQDANDNPPLINLLSVNSELVEVSESAPPGYVIALVRVSDRDSGANGRVQCKLLGSVPFRLQEYESFSTILVDGRLDREQRDQYNLTIQARDNGVPSLQATKSFTVKITDENDNHPHFSKPYYQVIVQENNTPGAYLLSVSARDPDLGLNGSVSYQIVPSQVRDMPVFTYVSINPNSGDIYALRSFNHEQTKAFEFKVLAKDGGNPSLQSNATIRVIVLDVNDNTPVITAPPLVNGTAEVYIPRNAGVGYLVTVIKADDYDEGENGRLSYEMADGDRGFFEIDQFNGEIRTTRAFGETAKTTYELIVVAHDHGKTSLSASALILIYLSPALDAQESIGSVNLSLIFIIALGSIAAILFVTMIFVAVKCKRDNKEIRTYNCRSGGYKRKVEAGRTHYERNHSSARIHEVEQCP is encoded by the exons ATGGATATTCTCCCCATCCTGCTCGCCTTGCTGTGGACCGGGGCAGGAGCCCTGATCAACCTGAAGTACTCGGTGGAGGAGGAGCAGCGCGCCGGCACGGTGATCGCGAACATCGGCAAGGACGCCCGGGAGGCTGGCTTCGTGCTGGACCCCCGCCAGCCCGCCGCCTTCCGGGTGGTCTCCAACTCAGCCCCGCACCTGGTGGACATCAACCCGGGCTCGGGCTTGCTGGTGACCAAGCAGAAGATCGACCGGGACTTGCTGTGCCGCCAGAGCCCCAAGTGCGTGATCTCGCTGGAGGTGATGTCCGGCTCCATGGAGATCTGCGTGATCAAACTGGAGATCAAGGACCTGAACGACAACGCGCCCAGCTTCCCCACCGACCAGATCGAGCTGGAGATCTCGGAGACGGCCAGCCCGGGCACGCGGGTGCCGCTGGAGAGCGCCTACGACCCGGACTCGGGCAGCTTTGGCGTGCAGAGCTACGAGCTCACCCCCAACGACCTCTTCGGGCTGGAGACCAAGACACGCGGCGACGGCTCCCGCTTCGCCGAGCTCGTGGTGGAGCGCAGCCTGGACCGCGAGACGCAGTCCCACTACAGCTACCTGCTCACGGCGCTGGACGGCGGCGACCCGCCCAACTTCGGCACTGTGGAGCTCAGCATCCGGGTCATTGACTCCAACGACAACAACCCGCTCTTCGAGGAGCCGGCCTATGCCGTCAGCGTGCCCGAGAACGCGCCGCCCGGcacgcccctgctccgcctcaaCGCCTCAGACCCCGACGAGGGCACCAACGGGCAGGTGCTCTACTCCTTCCACAGCTACGTGTCCGAGCGGGCCCGCCAGCTCTTCCACCTCGACCCGCAGAGCGGCCTGCTCAGCGTCAGCGGCGCCGTGGACTACGAGGAGGGCCACAGCTACGAGCTGGACGTGCAGGCCAAGGACCTGGGGCCCAACTCCATCCCGGCCCACTGCAAGGTGACGGTCAGTGTGCAGGATGCCAACGACAACCCACCCCTCATCAACCTGCTCTCGGTCAACAGCGAGCTGGTGGAGGTGAGCGAGAGCGCGCCACCCGGCTATGTCATCGCCCTGGTGCGGGTCTCCGACCGCGACTCCGGGGCCAATGGGCGGGTGCAGTGCAAGCTGCTGGGCAGTGTGCCCTTCCGCCTGCAGGAGTACGAGAGCTTCTCCACCATCCTGGTGGACGGGCGGCTGGACCGGGAGCAGAGGGACCAGTACAACCTCACTATTCAGGCCAGGGACAACGGAGTGCCCTCCCTGCAGGCCACCAAGTCCTTCACCGTCAAGATCACCGATGAGAACGACAACCACCCCCACTTCTCCAAGCCCTACTACCAGGTCATCGTGCAGGAGAACAACACCCCTGGGGCCTACCTCCTGTCCGTCTCCGCCAGGGACCCTGACCTGGGCCTCAATGGCAGCGTTTCCTATCAGATCGTGCCCTCCCAAGTCCGGGACATGCCTGTCTTCACCTACGTCTCCATCAACCCCAACTCTGGGGACATCTATGCCTTGAGGTCCTTCAATCACGAGCAAACCAAGGCCTTTGAGTTCAAGGTCTTGGCCAAAGACGGGGGCAACCCATCCCTGCAGAGCAATGCCACCATCAGAGTGATTGTCCTGGATGTCAATGACAACACCCCTGTGATAACTGCCCCACCTCTGGTCAATGGGACTGCAGAAGTGTACATCCCTAGGAATGCCGGGGTTGGCTACTTAGTGACCGTGATCAAGGCAGATGACTATGATGAGGGGGAGAATGGAAGACTGTCCTATGAAATGGCAGATGGAGATAGAGGGTTTTTTGAAATAGATCAGTTCAATGGAGAGATAAGGACCACCAGAGCATTTGGGGAGACTGCAAAGACTACTTATGAGCTGATTGTGGTGGCGCATGACCATGGAAAAACATCACTCTCAGCTTCTGCCTTGATTTTGATATACCTATCTCCAGCTCTCGATGCCCAGGAATCCATAGGATCTGTTAACTTGTCACTGATTTTCATTATTGCCCTGGGTTCTATTGCCGCCATTCTTTTTGTCACCATGATCTTTGTTGCAGTCAAGTGTAAAAGGGATAACAAGGAAATAAGGACCTACAACTGCAG GAGTGGTGGTTATAAAAGGAAAGTGGAAGCTGGGAGAACACACTATGAAAGAAATCACAGTTCAGCTAGAATTCACGAAGTGGAGCAATGTCCTTAA